A stretch of DNA from Anopheles ziemanni chromosome 3, idAnoZiCoDA_A2_x.2, whole genome shotgun sequence:
GCTAGCGGTGACACCGTCTACTCCGAAGTACTTCTTCGGTGACAAGAAGCCGAAAACGAAGAAGCCGTACAGTGGGCCAACCAAAATAACGGAACCCAAGTTTGTGCCCAGTGCGAAGATTTCGGAAACCAAGCTGCCATCGATCGAAGAGGAATCCAACGGTCAGACAGGGTTCATTCCCAGCAAAGCGATCGGCATGGGAACGAGTGGTCCGCAGCTGGAGGCAGGAGACGGTGGCAAAACTTCCAGTACGCTGCAAGGCATTCCAAAAGCCTGGTGGTCGTACTCTGACCTGCGCCGTCCAAAGCGTCTTTATCACAAGACGCCAGCGCAGCCTCTCGTCATCAGTCCACAGTACGTAAGCACGTTCAAACCTGCCGGCGAATCGAGCAGTAAGATGAACGACTTGTCACCGGGTTATCACCACCGGCGACCGACACTCTTCGCACCCGTATCTACGTCCGGTTCGGGCTCCAGCGGATCTTCGAACGAACATTATGCCTACGAGGGTCATCTGTCCAACGGTCCCGAGGAGGTCATCATTAAGGAGCGACCAAAGATTCAGTACGTCATCAAGGAGATCCCGGTGCCGGTGCAAATGAAGCAGCCCCGCACGAAGATCACCGTGCAGCCGAGTATTTCCATCTCGTACGATAAGGATATCACGAGCCCGGCATCAGGAGAGGGTAGCTCTGGTCGAGGATACGACAATCCGTACGGCCCAATAGAGCTTCAGTATGAGCACCGTCAGCCTCCGAAAGAACCGGCGAAATCGTTCCAGAATATGAAAATAGTGGTCCCGGATCCAAAAGAAGAGTCTCGAGAGCAGGAACAATACTACGACCATAGTAGCTACAACCATGGAGGCGGTGTCGAGTCCACTCAAGGACCACCCGCACACTCGAATGAGATCGACACGACCGGCAGCAGCATTGCGGCACTTTCGGCGTTGATCGGCCAGCGTCCGAGTGTGCAGCTCAAGGGATTGAACGAGCTGCTCCAGATGCCGATTGCGATGGGAAATCACCAGCAAttgcagaagcagcagcaacatcatcaacagcagcagcactacCAACACCCACAGCAGCGTCCTCAAGATAGTACGGCTCCGGTGACGTTCCCGGAGTCGTCTACACCTACGCCAAAATCGTCCCGACCGGGCTATCGATCCGTACAGATCGAGCATGGACCAAAGATTGTGTACGACGACAGTCTCTACCACACGGTACAGATGAACCCGCAGCTGCAAGTGCCTATGAGCAAGGAGTACACTCCGATCAAGGAAGAGGTACCGGACATTGCCGACTCGGATCTGATAGGACCGACGGTAGCCACTCCAACGCACGCGACGTATATCATAGGATCGCCAAAGTCAACCCCAGCTCCTATTGTGGAGCATCACGAATTTAACGAAGAAGAAGCCGGCCACGAAACGAACTCGTACCGCCACATCAATGTCCACAGCACCCCGGCAACACCGCTGGTTGAGTCGGTGTCTCATCACTACCAGgagcagcatcatcaccaccaccatcaccatgaCGCCGGTGACGAGCACTACGATGTAAGTTAGAAGCTCAGAAGAAACCTCTCTCAAGGTTGTCGATCGTACTAACATGgaatgttttgctttcttgcTTGGGTGGGCCTTGTTCTCCTCGTTTCAGGACTCGGAAGGATATGCCTTCGGGTATCGAGTGCGTGATTTCCACACAGGAAATGATTTCGGTCACGTGCAGAACCACGACAACGGTGTTACGCGTGGTGAGTATCACATCCTGCTGCCCGACGGTCGTGTGCAGAACGTCCGCTATACGGCGGATGAGAAAGGATTCCATGCGGACGTCACCTACGAGAGTGTCCATCCTGCGCCCCACAATAGGAAATAAGTGACCACAGCGCAGCAGATGGCCATTTACTCCCGGTCGCCTAAATCCTTCTGTGACGAACCACAACGATTCGAGAAAGTCATTCGGTGCAATTTGTGTTCCGAGTTAGCGGAGGCACCAACCTTACGATGCTACATGGAACGATCGCCATTGATATTTCGATTAGTCTCCGCTAGATGTCCTCAACCATCGTTGCAGGTAGAGctttgtgcgtgtttgtgaAAAAGCTCGGCTAGAGAAAGCGCTGCAGTTAGCACTTTGGTGATCGTGTACGAagtaaaaacgaaagaaaatcagATTTCTTCCAATGATTTGACATTTGGCAGTAGCCATTTACCctaaatttttcaactctCTCAACAACTgtttatttaatattatttatacACTGCTCGCTAGCAGTTGCTGTCTCGCTAAACACTTTTGAAGTAATTgttatgtttcaatttgttgacttgtttttcatttgtttccttttaatcatatttgttttcaattctaTTATCATACTCTCATCCTACCACCTTAAATTTTAGTAGATGCAGTACTTAGACCACTGAGACTGCGTTGTATTGTGATGCAAGGGATCCGTGCAATGTGAGGCAACACGCTTCGGTTCGTTTAGTTCGAAATGAAAAGCGAAAAGTAGTTAGTGTCTCTTTAGTCCTGTAAGTAACCAACACCGTCAGCTTGACAGCTTAGTTTAATGGGATCTCGATCGTCGGTGAGGGCCGTTGACGGCACGCAGAGCGCGAATCGTCCGAAATGTTATCTCATTTTGCTACCGTTTACATTGGCGTGCCGAACAGACGGCGACGAACACTTCATGTAGCTTAGATTCCAGTATTTCAAGCCAAAACTAAACCGTACCTTTCTTGGCGTCTGTATTATTAATTTACGCTGTATAGTAGAGATTGTGTTTATGcaataaataaagttaaaaTACCATGATTGGGTCATTGTTTGTTGTCTGTGTTTTGCCAGCAAAGGTCAATCTTCGACACCTAAATAAGGTTTCTGCAATGATTCTGATAATGATCATTTGTCAAAAGGCACTTAAGATTGACCAACGGTGTCAAGTTATGTTGAGGCGGCCCTGTTTTCTAACGTTTTTGAATGGATGCCTGAGATGTGCTTCCGCCAACCAACGAATGAATAACAAACCATTTAGATCATCTTCAACTGACTGTGCCGCTTTTCAGATGCGTTAGTTTCTCAGCGGCCAAGGAAAACGCTTTACCAAACCGCAGCGGTACGGAGTTTCGCACGTTTGCAACTCAATAACTTCTCACAATAAATCAGCACGTGCCGCAGATTCGCAGCTGCCAATGATAAGCGGCAGCCATCCCGTCGGAGAGTGTAATAAATCATTCATCAAATAACAGCAACTAACACTTTGTCAAATGGCAAAGGGCTAAAGAAGTGGGGAGTGTAAATCTGAAAGAGATATCTGATTCTATCTCTGTTGACACTTTGTATAATATAATGTCAAATGGTTGCAGTTATTAGATGACTGAAAATCGATGCTGTAATATTTGCGTAGATGCAACAGATAATTGTACATATTTCATGACTATAGAGATGAAATAAcacgaaaataaatacaaacccAATTAAGAATGGGGCTTgatattaattaattaaaaacaaaagtagAGTTGAAAAAAGACTTTTATTAAATGTGTTTCTTGTTGCACTAAATCAACATTACCAGTTTTTATTGCATAACCACCGCGGTCCTTTTACATGTTACGCTTTAGAAGAATTGAATTAATGAATCGTTCAACGAAGAACCTTGCACGATCGTCTGATGCAATACAAATACCACCTTTCAAAGGCCGTTTAAACAGCGCTGCATCCAAATTGAATCGCGCTGCATCGTTTCTGTGTACCCAGGATGGTGGCACATCAAGTCCGATGGCACTCATCGTCGGATGGCATCTGCATTGATTTACCAATAGCAAAGCATCGGTTAATTCCTATCGCCACGATCTGGTACCATCTTCGAAGGCCTCTAAGAACGGAGCAACACCTCCGGGCTGGTTGATATAGTTATTTACATCATATTTCATCGTTTTGCTCGTTTCCCCTTGTACCATATTTGAAGCCATCCCATGTTCCCTAGTACCTAGCGGTGGTTTAGAGATCGTGATTCGTTGCCGGATTCTTCCCCAAGGCGCTCTGGGTCGACTAGCGCTGTAGTTTGCCTAATTTTCCTAGTGATCAAATCGTATGATAAGTCTATGATCGGTTCACGATCACAAAATGAGATGTCTTTCCGGATCGATTCTGTAGGGACGGATTTTAAAGAGTTTTGTCGAAGGAATAGATTTGTTGGTACAAATCCGTGAGACGACCATTTTCCTCAACCTGTTCTACAATGACTCGCTAGATTATTGAGAGCAGCGTAGTGTTCGGGAGGTTTTGACATTTCTTGCCAGAAAACAAGGTTCATTCACTTTGCGTAAGGATGCAGTGGATCGTACGATCGGATCTTAGTTTCACTACTTTGGCCACGATGAGGGGGGGCTTTGAAATCTACATGCAGCAAACTCCACAGGGAGTCCCAAACATTTTCGTATTACCTACCGCATCATGCTCACCACTTGTAGAGAGGGTAGAACTCATCCACTAGCCACCGGCAACGCGTTGTCGGCATGTTGAAAATGGGAATTCTTGATATTTAGTAAATGCCGCATACGATTCGTTCCATTGCATGACATGATGACGCGAAGacaagatgaagatgatgttTCAGTAACGTATAAAACCGTCTCGACAATCTTGTTGGTATACTTTTCTGTCCACCCTATCAATtccatttaattatttttgagGATCTTTAAAAGTTTGGAAATAACCTTTTGTGCAAATCACCTTGTATTTTAGTTAATAATGTTTACCGTATTTCCAAATGGCACTCCCATCCTTACCGACGCACGTTTATGTATTGTATAAAATCTTTAAAGTGAATATACCTTCCGCCACTCCTAGAGAAATTAAAATGGAACAAACGAGCACCTGCCATCCAACATCCGGAAATATCCATTCACATAAGCAATCCTGAAGTCAAGTGCAGGGCGCTTCAGTTTGCAAGGGAAAATGATTAATCGTTGTAGAATCGTTGAATGAATTGTTCGACGTTTTGTATCGGTCCTTGACATATCGAAACTATTCCATGCGAAGGGAAGATGTTTCGCGGTCGTGTGCCGTAAGTGATCACCGTCGTCGACCCGGATACGTAACTTGCAAGAGATGGGTGCTCGGTATCCGTGAGATagattttaaagtttttattttgctgcttTTCTACCCGAATTGAATGTTTACTCGTTGGCCCATGTTGAACCGGGCATAATCGTTTTTGACAGtgcaaaagtaaaaacaaatgaaaagaaaccctCTTCAAATGTCTTTGAAATGGCCCAAGCACCCTTAAGTAGTGTTTAACACGGACCTTGAGGGGCTTCATTAAGGTCTGAAGATggcaaatggaaaacgaaacacataCAAAAGCGCAAAGGTATCGTTCATTTCAACTATTGTTTCATCGATGGTTCTATTCGAAACGTTCATGATTTGAAAAGTATAATTTGAACATATGTACACTAAGCAAGAAGTTAATCAATTAATTATCAACACCAGCAATCAACAATCATCGGTTAAGAgcatattttcatttcgatgATTATTGCTTTTGTAACACACATCAGTGTAAAACAGCAGTTATTACAGCAACCTATGTGTTTTCGATACAAAATAATGATATTGGGAAACATTTAGCCATACAATATAATTTTCGtgatatttttatgtaatAAATTACCTCACACAACCAAAAAGTTAACGAACAAATACAATCATGGGTAGCATTTGCTTCGTTTCAGCGTGatggtaatttttatttttattccagtTAAAACCAGTAGACATTCGAAGCATTCAAAAAAATGATACTAAGTACTCTTTTTCAAGTAATAAATGTAGCTAAATTATTTCCTAATAGTTACTGGCTCATTTCTAGTAACATGGTAGTGATAATTACTAGTTTTAGCTGAAGGTTTGATTTTTAAAGCAATGtgaataagaaaacaatactTAAACGTATTTGGAAAAACATAAGTCTATCATATTCTGatatttgattgaaattttaaatttagtgAAAGACTAAATAACTTTTTCAAACGATATCTCTCGTGAATATCGTACAGAATTGAGTGAATACTTAAAGTGCCAACGCCACTGGAGCTGGCAGCAACCCATACTTGCGGCATATTTAATTCAGTTCCTTTGTTCCTCGAGGAACGACCGCAACTTGCGGCACCCGATGGGTGGCGGGTGGTAATTGAATATGATGTAGCCCCGGCCGTGCTGGGCTGCGGAGGCTTGCCATCGCGGAAGAATGTCTAGCAGCAAAAACTAGTACGATGGCGTCTGCATGATAAGCTTGACTCACCGTTTGGTGTCGAAATTCGGATTGTGTTCGGTGGCCTTTGGTTGGTCGGTTTGCATTGATGCAACATTGAACAACAGACAATTGGAACGTCTTCACCGATCGATGGATTTCGCCAGCACTGCGTACGGCCGCGGTCCATCGCGGGCAGCATCGCccacaaaaacacaagacgaAACAACTTCGGCAGGTTGTCTGCTACCGGACTCATCCAATGGTAGCTTCTTTCTCGCAGGGAAAGGTTGTCCACGGTGGCGTAGGGGTTGTATAAGCACATTCTTGCGCTCGCCTGTCAAACCCTATCGCCGGCTCCTATCGGACCGCCCGTGTCGAACGGTATTCAAACGATCCGTTTCACCGGTGGTTTTGATATCTTCATTATTCTCTCGCAGCACTCCAGTCGCCGGCTACCGGTCGATGAGTGTGTCGCAATGCGGCGCTACCCCGTTTTTTTACTGCAGATGCCGTGTTCTGTGGGGAAGATGCCGCGTTTTGTGCCATTTCTTTCAGCCAGCGGCGGTAGTCGGTGCCTTGGTGGCGCCCGGCGGTGTTGGGTTCGGATCGGATTGACGTAGGACTTCTCGAATAAATCTGGAGCTGTTACAAATGCCAACCGATCGAAGATGGGGCCTCGTCGGTGCTCCAATCGGAGGCACTGTTTGGGGATTgtcggttggttttgttgaGATGCGTGAGAAATGACTGATTCCCACAAGCATTCGGTGTTCTTTGCAGGTGGGTGCAACCCAAAAGCAAATGATGACATTCAATTGAGCGGTTATTTGTTAGGGGAGCGAAATACATGGTAACTGGCGGAAAGGGTACGGTTGATGGCGATTGGTATAAATGCTGTGACTCTATTAACTTGACTTTCTTCTAGCAAATACACATGATCatttgaaaatacaaaatcaaAAGAGTTTAACAAGTATTCAACACAGTAACACTGCAGAAGGTAAGGTAAGGTAGGAAACAGGTAAGGTAATAAATTCTCCGAATGGGGACTTTCGATTCACTTTATCGCAAATAATTAAACCAAATATGTATATCCTTATGTATTCGTTCTAGTTCGTCGCTTAACAGCTTATTAACTTTAATGGAGGAAAAGTAAAGCGCGTACTCTGCAatgttattttgttaaaaagataaacaacaTTTGTAACAAGGTCCCTATAATCTTTATCAATTATAGGAAAAAAGTGTGGCTCTTTTGGCAAAAGGCTCCGTGGCATAGTATATATGACATTCCCAGAAGAACCTCAATGGAAAAACTAGTTATTTACTACACAAATGAACTTCGTGGTATATATAGAATGAAATACTAAACGAACCAGGTAGCCTACAACATTCATTGTTCAgtcagaacaaaaaaactttttacatttagtattttatttacatgtttttattatcttattaGTAATAAGTTGTTATGTGCTTATTGTACGCTCATTATGTGAAGGAACGGATCAAAAcaagtacaatttttcaattttttcagTTTATCTTCCCTAAAAACAATTGCAATATTGTCAAGGTCATCGTAAATCAGGAAAAAACCGACAATGTCGAGTTTACGATGTGTATATAGTACCGGTGTACTTTCTTAATGTTACGAAGTCTTTTTCCCTTGTCGTGTGAGCGCCATAGATCAAACcgtacaaacaaaattaaatacacAGTAGCAAAAACGGTTTGCGGAGGGATCCAGGTAACGAAGAGATGGATACTATGGTTTGCACAATCAATAAACCAGCAACACTTTTCGGGTCAAAGTGGGTAAATGGAGTCGAAGATCATTTCGTGCACAGAACCAGGTTGAACGCGGTTGAAAAATATCCGGCACCGAGATGCTGGAAACGAAACGTAGAACCTTACGGAGCGGTTCTCGGTTGAGCCGAAAATATATGGCTGCCAACATCGCTCAACATCGCACCAGTGCGGCATCGATGGCACTGATTTATGATCGCTTAGCGTGGCGGTTTGTTGGAGGTGCGCGATCAGCAACACCTCACCGGCTGGCAAAGAACAACAATCGATACTGTGTTGCTCCACCGAGCTCACGCCACCGAGATTCGCCATTGACCTTGTCCTCGGCCTGGCACGGTGGTTTTTGCGGTATAACCGGTACCAGGAcctagagaaaaacaaaaccctacGAGCTACGGGGCTCACTTGCTGAATGATGCGCGACAACGTCAATGCGAGACAAAAAGAGATTCGCCCATCACCCATGGCCGGTAGGTTGGACAATTGTTCTGGTCATTGTTGACCTAATTGCCGGACGTAACAATCGTCGCGATTGTCACCGAACGATGAAACCCTCCGCCGACTAACACATCGCCTCCTACGTCCTTGATCGTTGATTCCAAGCGAGATCTTTTGCCAAGCGGCTAAATCTCAGACGCCATACAGGATGTCTTCCTCGGATGAAGAGGTTGGCAGTTTGAGCGGCTGCGACAGCTGGCGACAAACTGCAACGATTTGTAGCTGAAATAGCTGGCAAAAACAAGTCATCCAATGCAGAAGAACCGACCGACGTCAAATGATGCGGCGGTATGTCCGATGCTACCATTACTAATTGGCATCTATCCCTGGGGCAAGACTGTACATGGGCCGCCGgcagcagcaacggcagcaACACGATCATCTTCACGTATCGTGAAGGATCTTGGGATCGTAAAGTTGACCAGcgcgaatgaaacaaaaacaaaatggtctTCACTCCAGGAACACGAAGGTACCACAAAGTACTACGGAACATCGTAAGTAGCGGCGTCGTTTTTTGTGTCTATGCTACTTCACTTACAGTGAAGTGCGCGATCTGCACAATGCGATAATCGAACATGAGTTTGCTGTGCGAGGATTGACGACGTTTTCCCTGTTGATTTTCTTGTTGTGCCTCCAAATTATTGTCATTAGCTGCAGTTGATGTTCGTTTCGAAGCAAAAAAGCAGATGATAGAATCGGAGAAACAGAGAAAGGACCATCTTTATCTACCAGCGATGCTTTTCATCGGTGCCGAAACAAAGTTCCATCGTTATGGCACTATGTTGACATGTTTTGTTAAATTGAATTCACATCAACATTGTGTTAGATATTGTGCACTAGGATTGTACTAACTTTTTGAGCACAAAACGTCCTTGGCCGAACGACATCATCGCCATTCATTGCCACATCGATCGCAGCTAGCATACCTAGCAATCATGAGTGACGTGGGTGCTTTCGGACCCCCCGAAGggtttttggaataaatcatCACGCATGGCTTTCAGAGGTCGCTTTACCAGATCGTGTTTGGTCGTCTTCCTGGCTCGTCTTCTTCGGTGGTACCAGGTTTAATGCGGCCAAACGAATGTTatccagcaaaacaaaatcaacaaaaaagagTTCGTATCTGTAGGCTCAGTTTACCTGTCTTTCAAGGAGATGCCAAGCAAAATAAGGGGATGCTACGAAACGGTTGTGAAATGCTGTTGGCCAAAGACTATGAAAGAAACGAAGTGCTTTTGCTGGGAACGGTTGTACAACCTCTGGCAAATTATGCTTCCTTAGTTTATTTCGCTGGTGAAGAACTTAGGTATGAGAGGTGATCGAATATCTTCATTACTGTCCAAGGATTTGTACGAAACTTTATATGTATTTCAATGTCTTTAAGACACCATTCAATGTCGCGTCCTGTATCGACTTCCGAGTGTTGTTTCTTGCATCCTTTCGAGCTCGAATATTCAACCCGACCTCAAAGAAGAATACATATCTCACTTAAATTCACGCTTTTTCCAGCCATTCACTGGAGATCACATGTGGCTCGTGACGATTATTGAAAGATTATTGAAAGGGTAGTTGCAGCGCCACCCGGTTCTCAGCGACATCGGCTTCTGATCGAATTTAGTCAAGGAAAATCACTTTTGCAGCAGAATGCGCCAACACATTCCCTCCGACGTGAGCGGAGTTGGTGTGGAACAAGTTCGCTTCGGGTGCAGTGCTGGGTTTTCGCGATCGCAAAACGTGTGATGGCGAATCGGTATAGCATCTAAAGAAGATCATCGGCAAAGTGCCCGCCTCGGGTCGAATGGTATTTGCAGCACATTTCAGCAGAGgaatgtgtgagtgtgtgctcGATGGTGTACGTTCCGTATGTGCAGGAAAAGGAGATCGCTTGGGATGTTTTCATGGAAGAACATGATCAAGCGCCATTGCAGGTGGAGTATTGTTGCGATGCTGCCACTAAACCACCTTCAGCTACAGGGAAGGGTACATCCAAGGGTGTCGCAGTATCAGCTCGAGTTCTTGGTTGCGCCGGAGTGGCTCGGCGTAGAAATCGAACTCGAAAAAATTGGCTTGCCCACTAGGAGTGGCATACATCGAACCGTAACTAAACCGTCCCCCACTTACAAACGCCTTCCGGTGGGGATCGAAGGTAGGAGGACTGAGGAGCAGCCCGCGAATACTCCAGCTACGCCACGTTGATGCCACGGGCTGCACACACTTGCGAATTCATATTTGTTAAAGCATAAATATCAAGGTAATATCATCGCCCGGACGAAGACGCCGCTCGAGCAGGTTAGAACTACCACTGGCGGGATTTACCGACGAGCTTCGCAGGTGCGGGGAGCTCTAGATCCTCTTGCTTCTAATTGTGGAGTATAAACGATAGAGCCCTCCGGGCGCAAGAAACGATCCCCGAGAGCCCGAACCGCGAAGGTGGGAATCTTAAGCATTTGATGACGCAGATCCACATCTCCTTCGGCGAGCAATTTGATGGGGCGCTCGAAACAGGTGAGATTAGTTTTCTAGACtaatgtgtgtgaatgtggcAGCCCATGTTGTGTGCTGCAGTGTGAAAGGTTTTCCATAGATTCATCAGCACGGCTACCGAGGCCAACATGGGCATTGGCTAAGGTTCGAGGATGAAATTTTGAAATCCAGTGGTCTTTACGAGCTTGGATGTTGCAAACTGTGCTAAGTATGCACGAACTGCTGGAGCCGGAAAAAAGTCCAGATTTAAGGTGACGTGATCAGTGTCATTAGCTTAGCACTTGATTACCATGATACGGTTCTATCCCATCAATTCTGCTAGCTCACCGTAAACTCGTGGGAACTCGTGTAAACTCGAACTATGAAAACGATCTGCAAATTGACAAGCGCTTGATCAATGGAGTTTTGAAAATTACTTTAAATGAAGAGAATGTCTATCAAAACGAACCATATTTTAGAAAATTGAATGACATTTTAAAAGTGATACATTTGGTTCGATGATTAGCATATTCGATCCAAAACAAACCTTAAACTAACAAAGTCCGAGCACCGCTCTCATAATCGAGAAACATCGTTCCCAACacgtaatgttttgttttattctctttCCATGGATTTATTAATATAagcaaatatttcaaagcatatgtttcatattgttttaGGATCGATGGGCAATAAATTTGAATACCGATATTATGGATAAGCGTCGAGGTCAGTTCTATTCTACTCACACAAGCGTAACAAAAATGGTAAACGTGTCTACCTTGAAATATGACATTATAGAATCGATTGTTTAAATAATGCCCCTAATTTGGCAGGCTTTAGTAAAAAAGGTCAAAGGCTTTTTTATAACATGTGCCTACAGTCATAACTGCCAAGAACAATTCGCTGTAATGTATTGATAATGAAACTCCTGTGTATAACACTGTGACAATATCTTTCAATAGATACGAATAATTTGTACAGTATTTTAAAAGAGACAAAATATATGCCAGCATTATCGTTTTATAGGAAATGAAGAACAAATCCACAAAACAGAAGAATATTTATTCCAGAATCAAGCGGTAACAAATACGATTTGACAGGACAAGTTTCAAGCCCTTATGATATTTTATTATCCAACAGTTTTTGAGCCATGCAACATCGTACTACAAGTTAATAAAGGAGCAGGAAAATATTAATAGGTTTTGGAATCATTCACTCACAATAATTCTAATAATTGTAACAGGTCAAGTCTACAACTAAAAGAAAACTGCAGCGCTGAAAACTTTAACCAGTTTCATCTTCCTGATATTCACCAATGCGTTTTTGATGATGAACTTAACAAATTGGAATATCGACATTCTAACGAATAATGCTGCACATGTTCGGGACAcaatattaattaaaaactatgttccattaaatattcaaatgtttaATGTGCGAAATCGTTATCAGTTTCCAAACTAGTTACGTTTTTAAAAGacttttcaatgcaaaagtcAATATTAGAAATTCAACTAAATAATTTGGCTTTGCTATTAATTTAATGAGAATTGTTTGACGAAATTTATTCAACCAACAATATTCGAAGAGTTCACTACAAAACTAATTTATTTGTAGCAAATCAGTAACATTTAATTTGATAGAAAAGCAaatattgaacatttttttaaaatattgcacAGTGGCTCCATTCATTTTCCCGCGTAGCGTACCGAGTAAATGAAGGGAATTCGATCTCTTTTTTGTGAaaagataaatataaaattgctTTGCATTGCTTTTAGTTTGCGTTGAGCTATAATTACAAGGAAAACTCGAATAAAACGACACGTTGACAagaaaagttgtttgttttgattggttCGAGCAGAGCACTTCTGAAATCAAACCATCACTAACAGCTTTAATCACGACACTTTTTGTAAATGCTTGCAAAACATTACCGCAATTTGCAAATCTTGCAGTGTTTAGTTCAATAATTATGGAATTTAATGTCATGCTGCGCATAGAGCTGTGATCTTTGGACAAAGCTCAGAACTTGGCTTTCTGATTCCGTACCTCCCCTGGAAGGTATTTCAATTATCATAATCATTGGTTTGGCTCCCAGCTGGAGCCCATCTTCACTGGAGTTACGCCTGGCAATTGCTCCACGCGCCaaagtaaaatgtaaaattcaCCCTTAGAGTGACGCTGTTGCCCCCATCGGATGGTGTTAATAAGATCCCGAGGAAAAAGTCGTAGATTGTGATCTCGTCCACCGACAGTCGGTGCTGATCGTGATGGGCAAGTGCGGGCGGTGTTGGTTGATTTCGGCAAACCCTCGCGAACTGCCTTCTCCGCCAGAATCGGTCATCGTCTGAAAACTGGAACACAGTACAGAGCCAGGGGTggcgaaaaaagaagaagccaAAACAAATAGACGAACCAAACCGAACAAGGGCCCTCTATCGAGCTATCTGTCAGAAGTCGAGCGTGAAGAAAAGTAAGTAattgctcaatttttctacgcAAATCTTACGGGGAGAATCTTCCCACCGCCTTGGTTTCTTACTTCGTGGCTGTCCAAAACGTTTGTGGGTCTC
This window harbors:
- the LOC131285113 gene encoding uncharacterized protein LOC131285113 — translated: MLKTSFLHRRVALDLIDLAPMFLLLLVPLAVLGNRPPAAVFEDVFELGRPNSAFLATAESRNGMKAYLRKKYRNLRDPVPQASTMAAYTAAHERYQNSEEKRNDRIRMENLRKLASIRTKRLDPQEQQQQQHHQLATGKKAKRIDIVPREVFKFELSDAMVFHPASKSQTADQEPEVRTKREAKRVEPVPREIIRFELADAIVASKKKVESLEPANGTAAAAHKRQRRSASPDPRDYVKFELEDAKSPQNYTAQARSAPKITENLRHPFTSSDSYKRGKVFDEVVERPEAGGRKTGRSRKEKRESISQLEPEQEELSDMSPEESRRVKVRGKKQKQVANYEDLPPGVQKAIDIAIKENERMNGKGRELGQDGLAVTPSTPKYFFGDKKPKTKKPYSGPTKITEPKFVPSAKISETKLPSIEEESNGQTGFIPSKAIGMGTSGPQLEAGDGGKTSSTLQGIPKAWWSYSDLRRPKRLYHKTPAQPLVISPQYVSTFKPAGESSSKMNDLSPGYHHRRPTLFAPVSTSGSGSSGSSNEHYAYEGHLSNGPEEVIIKERPKIQYVIKEIPVPVQMKQPRTKITVQPSISISYDKDITSPASGEGSSGRGYDNPYGPIELQYEHRQPPKEPAKSFQNMKIVVPDPKEESREQEQYYDHSSYNHGGGVESTQGPPAHSNEIDTTGSSIAALSALIGQRPSVQLKGLNELLQMPIAMGNHQQLQKQQQHHQQQQHYQHPQQRPQDSTAPVTFPESSTPTPKSSRPGYRSVQIEHGPKIVYDDSLYHTVQMNPQLQVPMSKEYTPIKEEVPDIADSDLIGPTVATPTHATYIIGSPKSTPAPIVEHHEFNEEEAGHETNSYRHINVHSTPATPLVESVSHHYQEQHHHHHHHHDAGDEHYDDSEGYAFGYRVRDFHTGNDFGHVQNHDNGVTRGEYHILLPDGRVQNVRYTADEKGFHADVTYESVHPAPHNRK